Proteins found in one Campylobacter concisus genomic segment:
- a CDS encoding response regulator transcription factor — protein MQEYDILDVLSNKKVLCLEDEEAILKNICASLELFFAEVNGVTDGYDALELAMSDAYDVLVLDISVPNIDGLEIAKKVRTINQKIPIVILSSHIEQEYLWRAVELKITRYLAKPYDKKSFIKALEDVALELVGRKPTLRLNDELEYDFGKKVLYINGEISHLSKSESRLLEYFLNNKNQTITYEQIFDYIWEYEQPSKEAIKTIVKELRRKLGKDVIKNLYGVGYLCEI, from the coding sequence ATGCAAGAATATGATATTTTAGACGTTTTATCAAACAAAAAGGTCCTTTGCCTTGAAGATGAAGAGGCGATTTTAAAAAATATTTGTGCTTCTTTGGAACTATTTTTTGCCGAAGTAAATGGCGTAACAGATGGCTATGATGCACTTGAGCTAGCGATGAGCGATGCTTATGATGTTTTGGTACTTGATATAAGCGTGCCAAATATCGATGGCCTAGAGATCGCTAAAAAAGTAAGAACTATAAATCAAAAAATTCCTATCGTGATCTTATCAAGCCACATCGAGCAAGAGTATTTGTGGAGAGCGGTTGAGCTAAAGATCACAAGATATCTTGCAAAGCCATATGATAAAAAGTCATTTATAAAAGCCCTAGAAGACGTTGCTTTAGAGCTTGTTGGACGCAAGCCGACTCTTAGGCTAAATGATGAATTAGAATACGATTTTGGTAAAAAAGTACTTTATATAAATGGTGAAATTTCTCATCTAAGCAAGAGTGAAAGTAGGCTTTTAGAGTATTTTTTAAACAACAAAAATCAAACTATAACTTATGAGCAAATTTTTGATTATATTTGGGAGTATGAGCAGCCAAGCAAAGAGGCGATAAAGACGATCGTAAAAGAGCTTAGAAGGA